A single Oncorhynchus mykiss isolate Arlee chromosome 24, USDA_OmykA_1.1, whole genome shotgun sequence DNA region contains:
- the LOC110503888 gene encoding claudin-4, whose protein sequence is MVSMGRQMLGFILAIIGFLGTIIVCALPMWKVTAFIGANIVTAQVIWEGLWMNCVTQSTGQMQCKIYDSLLALPQDLQAARALSVIAIIASCFGILLGIAGGKCTNFVEDEASKAKVAIASGIIFIVAGVLILVPVCWSANTIIRDFYNPLLVEAQRRELGASLYIGWGTAGLLILGGGLLCSSCPPKEERDNYPVKYSQARSTATSRAYV, encoded by the coding sequence ATGGTGTCGATGGGAAGACAGATGCTGGGCTTCATCCTGGCTATCATCGGGTTCCTGGGGACCATCATTGTGTGTGCCCTGCCTATGTGGAAAGTCACAGCCTTCATCGGAGCCAACATCGTGACTGCTCAGGTCATCTGGGAGGGCTTGTGGATGAACTGTGTAACCCAGAGCACGGGACAGATGCAGTGCAAGATCTACGACTCCCTTCTGGCCTTACCCCAGGACCTGCAGGCTGCCAGAGCTCTGAGCGTCATCGCCATCATCGCGTCATGCTTCGGCATCCTCCTGGGAATTGCTGGAGGAAAGTGCACCAACTTCGTGGAGGATGAAGCTTCCAAAGCTAAAGTAGCCATTGCCAGCGGGATCATCTTCATCGTGGCTGGCGTCCTCATCCTCGTCCCTGTCTGCTGGTCCGCCAACACCATCATCAGGGATTTCTACAACCCCCTGCTGGTCGAGGCCCAGAGGAGGGAGCTGGGGGCCTCGCTATACATCGGCTGGGGCACCGCAGGGCTCCTGATCCTGGGAGGGGGGCTCCTCTGCAGCTCCTGCCCACCCAAGGAGGAGCGTGACAACTACCCAGTGAAGTACTCACAGGCAAGATCCACAGCTACCAGCAGAGCTTACGTCTGA
- the LOC110503457 gene encoding claudin-4-like produces the protein MASAGLEILGMILCVSGWLGVMVACGLPMWRVAAYIGQNIVISQVIWEGLWMNCSVQSTGQMHCKVHDSMLGLPVDLQAARALVIVSMVLCIMGIGLSVAGAKCTNCSSDTGSKPRIVLGAGVTFIVAGLLLLTAVSWTANTIVLDFYDPMMEETGKREFGNSLYFGWAASCLLLLGGALLCCSCPLKAPQGVSGAGSGPNRVMNYSAVKYPMSVNGYVRRDYV, from the coding sequence ATGGCCTCGGCCGGCCTGGAGATCCTGGGTATGATCCTTTGTGTGTCAGGCTGGCTAGGGGTCATGGTGGCTTGTGGCCTGCCAATGTGGAGAGTAGCTGCCTACATTGGCCAGAACATCGTCATCTCTCAAGTGATCTGGGAGGGCCTGTGGATGAACTGTTCTGTCCAGAGCACGGGCCAGATGCACTGCAAAGTCCACGACTCCATGCTTGGACTCCCTGTGGACCTACAGGCGGCCCGTGCCCTGGTCATCGTCTCTATGGTGCTGTGCATCATGGGCATCGGCCTGTCTGTAGCCGGGGCCAAGTGCACCAACTGCAGCTCAGACACAGGCAGCAAGCCTCGCATTGTGCTGGGGGCCGGAGTGACCTTCATTGTGGCGGGGCTGTTGCTGCTGACGGCCGTATCGTGGACGGCTAACACCATCGTCTTGGATTTCTATGACCCAATgatggaggagacagggaagaggGAGTTTGGGAACTCACTGTATTTTGGATGGGCTGCCTCCTGTCTGCTTCTCCTAGGGGGAGCTCTGCTCTGCTGCTCCTGTCCCCTGAAAGCACCCCAGGGTGTTAGCGGGGCTGGGTCTGGACCCAACAGGGTGATGAACTACTCTGCGGTCAAATACCCCATGTCTGTCAATGGATATGTGAGGAGGGactatgtgtga
- the LOC100642186 gene encoding claudin 30, whose product MASAGFQMLGTALGIIGWIGAIVVCALPQWKVTAFIGENIITAQTTWQGIWMNCVVQSTGQMQCKVYDSMLALPQDLQAARALIIISIMMGLVGILLSVAGGKCTNCVEDERAKSRIGVGSGVVFIIAGILCLIPVCWSANTIIRDFYNPMLMSSQKMELGAALYIGWGAAALMIMGGGFLCANCPPKEDNYPTKYSAARSTAPKDYV is encoded by the coding sequence ATGGCATCTGCTGGGTTTCAGATGTTGGGCACAGCCCTGGGTATCATTGGCTGGATCGGGGCCATCGTGGTCTGTGCTCTTCCTCAATGGAAGGTCACAGCCTTCATCGGCGAGAACATAATCACAGCCCAAACCACTTGGCAAGGCATCTGGATGAACTGTGTGGTCCAGAGTACAGGTCAGATGCAGTGTAAGGTATACGACTCCATGCTGGCACTACCCCAGGACCTCCAGGCCGCTCGTGCTCTCATCATCATCTCTATCATGATGGGCCTGGTGGGCATCCTGCTCTCCGTGGCCGGGGGCAAGTGCACCAACTGCGTGGAGGATGAGAGGGCCAAATCCAGAATAGGCGTGGGCTCGGGTGTAGTTTTCATCATCGCTGGCATCCTGTGTCTCATCCCCGTCTGCTGGTCGGCCAACACCATCATCAGGGACTTTTACAACCCCATGCTGATGAGCTCTCAGAAGATGGAGCTGGGGGCTGCGCTCTACATCGGATGGGGGGCCGCGGCCCTCATGATCATGGGAGGAGGGTTCCTCTGTGCCAACTGTCCCCCTAAAGAGGACAATTACCCCACTAAGTACTCAGCTGCCAGGTCCACAGCACCCAAGGACTATGTTTGA
- the LOC110503887 gene encoding claudin-3-like, with product MSAGLELVGIALCVLGWIIAIVSCTLPMWRVTAFIGSNIVTAQIIWEGLWMTCVVQSTGQMQCKVYDSMLALSRDLQAARALTVISILLAILAVLIAIAGAKCTNCIEDKASKAKVMIISGVFFIVSGVMQLIPVSWSANTIIRDFYNPLLTDAQRRELGAALYIGWGASALMILGGSLLCYSCPPMKYKPSQMAYSAPGSAPGGPGFQRKDYV from the coding sequence ATGTCTGCAGGGTTGGAGTTAGTCGGGATCGCTCTATGCGTATTAGGATGGATCATTGCCATCGTGTCCTGCACCCTGCCCATGTGGCGAGTAACGGCCTTCATCGGCAGCAACATCGTCACGGCTCAGATCATCTGGGAGGGTCTGTGGATGACCTGTGTGGTCCAGAGCACAGGCCAGATGCAGTGTAAGGTCTATGACTCCATGCTGGCTCTCTCCCGGGACCTTCAGGCTGCCAGGGCTCTCACGGTCATCTCCATCCTCCTGGCCATCCTGGCTGTGCTCATCGCCATCGCCGGCGCCAAGTGCACCAACTGCATCGAGGACAAGGCATCCAAAGCTAAAGTCATGATAATCTCTGGGGTGTTCTTCATCGTGTCAGGAGTCATGCAGCTGATCCCAGTGTCCTGGTCGGCCAACACTATCATCAGGGACTTTTACAACCCGCTGCTGACTGATGCACAGCGCAGAGAGCTAGGGGCAGCGCTCTACATTGGCTGGGGGGCCTCAGCCCTCATGATCCTCGGGGGAAGCCTCCTCTGCTACTCCTGTCCCCCTATGAAGTACAAGCCCTCACAGATGGCATACTCTGCCCCAGGCTCTGCCCCAGGTGGGCCTGGGTTCCAGAGAAAAGACTATGTGTGA